From Primulina tabacum isolate GXHZ01 chromosome 2, ASM2559414v2, whole genome shotgun sequence, one genomic window encodes:
- the LOC142536963 gene encoding E3 ubiquitin-protein ligase SINA-like 7 isoform X1, whose product MARFSAFGDEDGRDVRRHASKRPRTSSDESGQTATFSPDRFSSSRRRRRRMIEIREESEMESDAALSDSDRLSPLEEPDEYAEEGDEEEDGDEEEEEEEEEELQDQPSRDAPARDAPAPITVTLTDPDVLDCPICLDPLSPPVYQCENGHISCASCCTKMKNKCGTCSWPIGYNRCRAIEMVLDSVKIACKNTQHGCGEMLNYSKKHDHEKTCIYTPCACPHQLCTHVSIFNTLYTHFATAHSHACKKFFFNTVFSVVVETSQKYLFLQERLEDILFVLDHTIDSLGSFISVVCVAPTSSNRSFTYDISAKDGTSSIRVKTVAENMPKWVSQPRAKKLFLMPKDFTDSIKIELMIQSVAK is encoded by the exons ATGGCGAGGTTTTCTGCTTTTGGAGATGAAGATGGGCGTGACGTCCGGAGGCACGCATCCAAGAGACCTCGGACCTCCAGTGACGAATCCGGTCAAACCGCCACTTTCTCCCCCGATCGTTTTTCCTCCTCTcgacggcggcggcggcggatgATAGAAATCCGCGAAGAAAGCGAGATGGAGTCGGACGCAGCGCTTTCTGATTCCGATCGTTTGTCACCGTTGGAAGAACCAGATGAATATGCAGAAGAGGGAGATGAGGAGGAGGACGGCGACGaggaggaagaagaagaagaagaagaagaactgCAAGATCAACCAAGCAGAGATGCTCCGGCTAGAGATGCTCCGGCGCCTATTACCGTGACCTTAACGGACCCGGATGTACTTGATTGCCCCATCTGCCTTGATCCTCTCAGCCCTCCGGTTTATCAG TGCGAGAATGGGCATATATCATGTGCATCATGCTGCACCAAGATGAAGAACAAATGTGGAACTTGTAGCTGGCCAATTGGGTACAACCGGTGCAGGGCCATAGAAATGGTTCTTGACTCGGTCAAAATTGCATGTAAAAACACGCAGCACGGTTGTGGGGAGATGTTAAATTACAGTAAGAAGCATGATCATGAGAAAACATGCATTTACACCCCGTGTGCTTGCCCTCATCAATTATGTACCCATGTTAGCATATTCAATACCTTGTATACGCACTTTGCTACTGCGCATTCACATGCTtgcaagaaattttttttcaacaCTGTATTTAGCGTCGTAGTGGAGACCAGTCAGAAGTATCTTTTCCTTCAGGAAAGACTTGAGGATATACTTTTTGTCCTTGATCATACAATTGATTCTCTGGGAAGTTTCATCAGTGTAGTCTGTGTTGCACCAACTTCATCAAATAGGTCATTCACATACGACATTTCTGCAAAAGATGGAACAAGCTCAATCAGAGTAAAAACTGTTGCAGAGAACATGCCCAAATGGGTTTCACAGCCTCGTGCAAAAAAGTTGTTCCTGATGCCAAAGGATTTCACCGACTCAATTAAGATAGAACTTATGATACAGAGTGTTGCAAAATAA
- the LOC142536963 gene encoding uncharacterized protein LOC142536963 isoform X2 yields the protein MARFSAFGDEDGRDVRRHASKRPRTSSDESGQTATFSPDRFSSSRRRRRRMIEIREESEMESDAALSDSDRLSPLEEPDEYAEEGDEEEDGDEEEEEEEEEELQDQPSRDAPARDAPAPITVTLTDPDVLDCPICLDPLSPPVYQVLRSRSNCIGFYAFSNYMQQSESS from the exons ATGGCGAGGTTTTCTGCTTTTGGAGATGAAGATGGGCGTGACGTCCGGAGGCACGCATCCAAGAGACCTCGGACCTCCAGTGACGAATCCGGTCAAACCGCCACTTTCTCCCCCGATCGTTTTTCCTCCTCTcgacggcggcggcggcggatgATAGAAATCCGCGAAGAAAGCGAGATGGAGTCGGACGCAGCGCTTTCTGATTCCGATCGTTTGTCACCGTTGGAAGAACCAGATGAATATGCAGAAGAGGGAGATGAGGAGGAGGACGGCGACGaggaggaagaagaagaagaagaagaagaactgCAAGATCAACCAAGCAGAGATGCTCCGGCTAGAGATGCTCCGGCGCCTATTACCGTGACCTTAACGGACCCGGATGTACTTGATTGCCCCATCTGCCTTGATCCTCTCAGCCCTCCGGTTTATCAG GTGCTTCGGAGCCGGAGCAATTGCATTGGTTTCTATGCCTTTTCAAATTATATGCAACAATCTGAGTCAAGTTAG
- the LOC142536965 gene encoding uncharacterized protein LOC142536965 isoform X1: MLLPSSQMLRRFCCFSAAASSPSTVTVSSSSSAFNAQKKRLVFLGSPLVSACVLEALLGAASAPDSLFQIAAIVTQPPSGRDRGRKVMPSPVAQHALDRSFPSDLIFTPVKAGEESFLSSFRALEPDLCITAAYGNILPTKFLQIPSMGTVNIHPSLLPLYRGAAPVQRALQQDGIRETGVSLAYTVRQMDAGPVISCENVVVNDQIKAPELLDLLFAQGSKLLICELPSIFDGSAKTKALSQDESKATFAPKITQEESWLSFDQNAIVLHNKVRAFAGWPGTRAKVLVIDEKSGQNNIVELKIITTRVCSRDDIKISDDEVFFGKGSLIFSCGEGTALEVLEVQLPGKKVVNAAAFWNGLRGQKLKRL, encoded by the exons ATGCTGCTACCGTCTTCACAGATGCTCCGGCGCTTCTGCTGCTTCAGCGCCGCCGCGTCTTCTCCTTCAACAGTCACCGTGTCTTCTTCATCATCTGCTTTTAACGCTCAGAAGAAGCGTCTCGTTTTTCTGGGTTCCCCTCTG GTCTCTGCTTGTGTTCTGGAAGCTCTTTTGGGTGCTGCTTCTGCCCCAGATTCCTTATTTCAG ATAGCAGCAATTGTCACTCAGCCTCCTTCTGGAAGAGATAGGGGTAGAAAGGTGATGCCTTCTCCAGTTGCCCAACATGCTCTAGACAGAAGTTTCCCATCTGATTTGATTTTCACACCTGTGAAAGCTGGTGAG GAATCTTTTCTTTCCAGTTTTAGAGCTCTGGAGCCTGATCTTTGCATCACTGCTGCATACGGGAATATTTTACCAACTAAATTCCTTCAGATACCATCTATGG GAACAGTTAACATACACCCAAGCTTGCTTCCTCTCTATCGTGGGGCAGCACCTGTTCAGAGAGCTCTGCAG CAGGATGGTATCAGAGAAACAGGGGTGTCATTAGCATATACTGTGCGCCAAATGGATGCTGGACCTGTTATTTCCTGTGAAAACGTGGTGGTTAATGATCAAATAAAG GCACCAGAATTACTTGACTTGCTGTTTGCTCAAG GATCCAAACTTCTGATCTGTGAGCTTCCCTCGATATTTGATGGTTCAGCTAAAACGAAAGCACTTTCCCAGGACGAGTCTAAAGCTACATTTGCGCCAAAA ATAACTCAAGAAGAATCATGGCTATCATTCGATCAAAATGCTATAGTCCTTCACAACAAA GTTCGTGCGTTTGCAGGTTGGCCGGGAACTCGAGCTAAAGTTTTGGTGATCGACGAGAAAAGTGGTCAGAACAATATTGTGGAGCTTAAAATAATCACTACAAGAGTTTGTTCCAGGGATGACATTAAGATTAGCGATGATGAGGTGTTCTTTGGAAAAGGCTCGTTGATATTTTCTTGTGGAGAGGGTACAGCATTGGAG GTATTGGAAGTACAACTTCCAGGTAAAAAAGTTGTGAATGCCGCAGCGTTTTGGAATGGTTTGAGAGGCCAAAAGTTAAAGAGGCTGTGA
- the LOC142536965 gene encoding uncharacterized protein LOC142536965 isoform X2 — MLLPSSQMLRRFCCFSAAASSPSTVTVSSSSSAFNAQKKRLVFLGSPLVSACVLEALLGAASAPDSLFQIAAIVTQPPSGRDRGRKVMPSPVAQHALDRSFPSDLIFTPVKAGEESFLSSFRALEPDLCITAAYGNILPTKFLQIPSMGTVNIHPSLLPLYRGAAPVQRALQDGIRETGVSLAYTVRQMDAGPVISCENVVVNDQIKAPELLDLLFAQGSKLLICELPSIFDGSAKTKALSQDESKATFAPKITQEESWLSFDQNAIVLHNKVRAFAGWPGTRAKVLVIDEKSGQNNIVELKIITTRVCSRDDIKISDDEVFFGKGSLIFSCGEGTALEVLEVQLPGKKVVNAAAFWNGLRGQKLKRL; from the exons ATGCTGCTACCGTCTTCACAGATGCTCCGGCGCTTCTGCTGCTTCAGCGCCGCCGCGTCTTCTCCTTCAACAGTCACCGTGTCTTCTTCATCATCTGCTTTTAACGCTCAGAAGAAGCGTCTCGTTTTTCTGGGTTCCCCTCTG GTCTCTGCTTGTGTTCTGGAAGCTCTTTTGGGTGCTGCTTCTGCCCCAGATTCCTTATTTCAG ATAGCAGCAATTGTCACTCAGCCTCCTTCTGGAAGAGATAGGGGTAGAAAGGTGATGCCTTCTCCAGTTGCCCAACATGCTCTAGACAGAAGTTTCCCATCTGATTTGATTTTCACACCTGTGAAAGCTGGTGAG GAATCTTTTCTTTCCAGTTTTAGAGCTCTGGAGCCTGATCTTTGCATCACTGCTGCATACGGGAATATTTTACCAACTAAATTCCTTCAGATACCATCTATGG GAACAGTTAACATACACCCAAGCTTGCTTCCTCTCTATCGTGGGGCAGCACCTGTTCAGAGAGCTCTGCAG GATGGTATCAGAGAAACAGGGGTGTCATTAGCATATACTGTGCGCCAAATGGATGCTGGACCTGTTATTTCCTGTGAAAACGTGGTGGTTAATGATCAAATAAAG GCACCAGAATTACTTGACTTGCTGTTTGCTCAAG GATCCAAACTTCTGATCTGTGAGCTTCCCTCGATATTTGATGGTTCAGCTAAAACGAAAGCACTTTCCCAGGACGAGTCTAAAGCTACATTTGCGCCAAAA ATAACTCAAGAAGAATCATGGCTATCATTCGATCAAAATGCTATAGTCCTTCACAACAAA GTTCGTGCGTTTGCAGGTTGGCCGGGAACTCGAGCTAAAGTTTTGGTGATCGACGAGAAAAGTGGTCAGAACAATATTGTGGAGCTTAAAATAATCACTACAAGAGTTTGTTCCAGGGATGACATTAAGATTAGCGATGATGAGGTGTTCTTTGGAAAAGGCTCGTTGATATTTTCTTGTGGAGAGGGTACAGCATTGGAG GTATTGGAAGTACAACTTCCAGGTAAAAAAGTTGTGAATGCCGCAGCGTTTTGGAATGGTTTGAGAGGCCAAAAGTTAAAGAGGCTGTGA
- the LOC142538076 gene encoding heavy metal-associated isoprenylated plant protein 21-like, whose translation MGALDYLSNFCTVTSTRGKRKAMQTVEIKVKMDCDGCERRVKNAVKNMRGVKTVEVNRTQNRVTVSGFIDPNKVLKRIKNTGKMAEFWPYIPYNLVQYPYISHAYDKRAPAGFVRNLVQASAPVPNATHEEEKITYLFSDDNPNACSIM comes from the exons ATGGGTGCTCTGGACTATCTTTCTAACTTTTGCACAGTCACCAGCACCAGAGGCAAAAGGAAAGCAATGCAG ACAGTTGAGATTAAAGTTAAAATGGACTGCGATGGATGTGAAAGAAGAGTCAAGAACGCTGTCAAAAACATGAGAG GGGTGAAAACTGTGGAAGTGAATCGAACACAGAACCGAGTAACAGTTAGCGGCTTCATCGATCCAAATAAAGTGTTGAAAAGAATAAAAAACACAGGAAAAATGGCAGAATTCTGGCCTTATATTCCGTACAATCTTGTTCAATATCCTTATATATCTCACGCATATGACAAAAGAGCCCCGGCTGGTTTCGTAAGAAACTTGGTGCAGGCATCGGCACCGGTCCCCAATGCAACTCACGAGGAAGAAAAAATCACGTATCTCTTCAGTGACGATAACCCAAATGCTTGCTCTATTATGTGA
- the LOC142536966 gene encoding pyridoxal kinase-like isoform X2, which translates to MLKIPLIARFPPRPIRSGGSIKKCGMASPPILALVLPSDTGRVLSIQSHTVQGYVGNKSAVFPLQLLGYDVDPINSVQFSNHTGYPTFKGQVLNGDQLWDLIEGLEANKLLYYTHLLTGYIGSVSFLNTVLKVVEKLRSINPGLVFVCDPVMGDEGKLYVPQELVSVYREKVVPVASMLSPNQFEAELLTGLRIVSEQDGREACNILHTAGPSKVVITSINIDGNLLLIGSHQKEKGQPPAQFRILIPKIPVYFTGTGDLMTALLLGWSNKYPDNLDKAAELSVSSLQALLARTLNDYKRAGHDCETSSLEIRLIQSQDDIRNPKINYTAETYK; encoded by the exons ATGCTAAAGATTCCACTCATTGCTAGATTTCCACCCAGACCAATTCG GTCGGGAGGGAGCATAAAGAAGTGCGGGATGGCATCTCCACCCATTCTCGCTTTAGTCTTGCCGTCTGACACTGGTCGGGTTCTCTCTATCCAGTCTCACACTGTTCAG GGGTATGTGGGGAACAAATCAGCAGTCTTTCCTCTGCAGTTACTCGGCTATGATGTTGATCCAATCAATTCTGTACAATTCTCAAACCATACAG GTTATCCTACTTTTAAGGGTCAGGTTTTGAATGGAGATCAACTCTGGGATTTAATAGAGGGCCTGGAAGCTAATAAATTATTGTATTATACACATCTACTGACAG GTTACATAGGTTCAGTCTCCTTCTTAAACACAGTGCTAAAAGTTGTCGAGAAGCTTAGGTCTATCAACCCTGGACTTGTATTTG TTTGTGATCCAGTGATGGGTGATGAAGGAAAGCTTTATGTCCCTCAAGAATTGGTATCTGTATATCGAGAGAAG GTTGTCCCAGTTGCTTCAATGTTGAGTCCTAATCAATTTGAGGCTGAACTCTTAACAGGTTTGAG GATTGTATCCGAACAAGATGGCAGAGAAGCTTGCAACATCCTTCATACTGCTGGGCCATCAAAG GTTGTCATAACAAGCATCAATATAGACGGGAATCTTCTTCTGATTGGTAGTCATCAGAAAGAAAAG GGTCAACCTCCTGCACAGTTTAGGATTTTGATTCCCAAGATTCCTGTTTATTTCACG GGAACTGGAGATCTAATGACTGCCCTGTTACTTGGATGGAGCAAT AAATATCCTGACAATCTTGACAAAGCAGCAGAGCTCTCTGTATCAAGCTTGCAG GCGCTTCTGGCTAGGACACTAAATGACTATAAAAGGGCTGGACATGATTGCGAGACTAGTAGTTTGGAGATTCGTCTGATTCAGAGTCAAGATGACATTCGCAACCCGAAAATCAATTACACAGCTGAGACATACAAGTGA
- the LOC142536966 gene encoding pyridoxal kinase-like isoform X1: protein MLKIPLIARFPPRPIRYLYVSVEVFLFITRRSGGSIKKCGMASPPILALVLPSDTGRVLSIQSHTVQGYVGNKSAVFPLQLLGYDVDPINSVQFSNHTGYPTFKGQVLNGDQLWDLIEGLEANKLLYYTHLLTGYIGSVSFLNTVLKVVEKLRSINPGLVFVCDPVMGDEGKLYVPQELVSVYREKVVPVASMLSPNQFEAELLTGLRIVSEQDGREACNILHTAGPSKVVITSINIDGNLLLIGSHQKEKGQPPAQFRILIPKIPVYFTGTGDLMTALLLGWSNKYPDNLDKAAELSVSSLQALLARTLNDYKRAGHDCETSSLEIRLIQSQDDIRNPKINYTAETYK, encoded by the exons ATGCTAAAGATTCCACTCATTGCTAGATTTCCACCCAGACCAATTCGGTATCTTTATGTTTCAGTTGAAGTTTTTCTGTTTATCACACGGCG GTCGGGAGGGAGCATAAAGAAGTGCGGGATGGCATCTCCACCCATTCTCGCTTTAGTCTTGCCGTCTGACACTGGTCGGGTTCTCTCTATCCAGTCTCACACTGTTCAG GGGTATGTGGGGAACAAATCAGCAGTCTTTCCTCTGCAGTTACTCGGCTATGATGTTGATCCAATCAATTCTGTACAATTCTCAAACCATACAG GTTATCCTACTTTTAAGGGTCAGGTTTTGAATGGAGATCAACTCTGGGATTTAATAGAGGGCCTGGAAGCTAATAAATTATTGTATTATACACATCTACTGACAG GTTACATAGGTTCAGTCTCCTTCTTAAACACAGTGCTAAAAGTTGTCGAGAAGCTTAGGTCTATCAACCCTGGACTTGTATTTG TTTGTGATCCAGTGATGGGTGATGAAGGAAAGCTTTATGTCCCTCAAGAATTGGTATCTGTATATCGAGAGAAG GTTGTCCCAGTTGCTTCAATGTTGAGTCCTAATCAATTTGAGGCTGAACTCTTAACAGGTTTGAG GATTGTATCCGAACAAGATGGCAGAGAAGCTTGCAACATCCTTCATACTGCTGGGCCATCAAAG GTTGTCATAACAAGCATCAATATAGACGGGAATCTTCTTCTGATTGGTAGTCATCAGAAAGAAAAG GGTCAACCTCCTGCACAGTTTAGGATTTTGATTCCCAAGATTCCTGTTTATTTCACG GGAACTGGAGATCTAATGACTGCCCTGTTACTTGGATGGAGCAAT AAATATCCTGACAATCTTGACAAAGCAGCAGAGCTCTCTGTATCAAGCTTGCAG GCGCTTCTGGCTAGGACACTAAATGACTATAAAAGGGCTGGACATGATTGCGAGACTAGTAGTTTGGAGATTCGTCTGATTCAGAGTCAAGATGACATTCGCAACCCGAAAATCAATTACACAGCTGAGACATACAAGTGA
- the LOC142536966 gene encoding pyridoxal kinase-like isoform X3, whose product MASPPILALVLPSDTGRVLSIQSHTVQGYVGNKSAVFPLQLLGYDVDPINSVQFSNHTGYPTFKGQVLNGDQLWDLIEGLEANKLLYYTHLLTGYIGSVSFLNTVLKVVEKLRSINPGLVFVCDPVMGDEGKLYVPQELVSVYREKVVPVASMLSPNQFEAELLTGLRIVSEQDGREACNILHTAGPSKVVITSINIDGNLLLIGSHQKEKGQPPAQFRILIPKIPVYFTGTGDLMTALLLGWSNKYPDNLDKAAELSVSSLQALLARTLNDYKRAGHDCETSSLEIRLIQSQDDIRNPKINYTAETYK is encoded by the exons ATGGCATCTCCACCCATTCTCGCTTTAGTCTTGCCGTCTGACACTGGTCGGGTTCTCTCTATCCAGTCTCACACTGTTCAG GGGTATGTGGGGAACAAATCAGCAGTCTTTCCTCTGCAGTTACTCGGCTATGATGTTGATCCAATCAATTCTGTACAATTCTCAAACCATACAG GTTATCCTACTTTTAAGGGTCAGGTTTTGAATGGAGATCAACTCTGGGATTTAATAGAGGGCCTGGAAGCTAATAAATTATTGTATTATACACATCTACTGACAG GTTACATAGGTTCAGTCTCCTTCTTAAACACAGTGCTAAAAGTTGTCGAGAAGCTTAGGTCTATCAACCCTGGACTTGTATTTG TTTGTGATCCAGTGATGGGTGATGAAGGAAAGCTTTATGTCCCTCAAGAATTGGTATCTGTATATCGAGAGAAG GTTGTCCCAGTTGCTTCAATGTTGAGTCCTAATCAATTTGAGGCTGAACTCTTAACAGGTTTGAG GATTGTATCCGAACAAGATGGCAGAGAAGCTTGCAACATCCTTCATACTGCTGGGCCATCAAAG GTTGTCATAACAAGCATCAATATAGACGGGAATCTTCTTCTGATTGGTAGTCATCAGAAAGAAAAG GGTCAACCTCCTGCACAGTTTAGGATTTTGATTCCCAAGATTCCTGTTTATTTCACG GGAACTGGAGATCTAATGACTGCCCTGTTACTTGGATGGAGCAAT AAATATCCTGACAATCTTGACAAAGCAGCAGAGCTCTCTGTATCAAGCTTGCAG GCGCTTCTGGCTAGGACACTAAATGACTATAAAAGGGCTGGACATGATTGCGAGACTAGTAGTTTGGAGATTCGTCTGATTCAGAGTCAAGATGACATTCGCAACCCGAAAATCAATTACACAGCTGAGACATACAAGTGA
- the LOC142537867 gene encoding uncharacterized protein At1g66480-like, producing the protein MGNNIGGRKKAKIMKIDGEIFKINTPATAMDVLKDYSSSYVLLESESVKRYGIRAPKLQPEEELKPKKIYFLVEMPEFPLETMGITRRSRSVVHMGGAEERLKRMMLRERSNSYISRLHSGSVRVKMRLPRAEIEKLMEESRNEEEVADRVLELCLKRCREEEAR; encoded by the coding sequence ATGGGGAACAACATAGGAGGAAGGAAAAAGGCAAAGATAATGAAAATTGACGGCGAAATTTTCAAGATAAACACGCCTGCAACTGCCATGGATGTGCTCAAGGATTATTCTTCGAGTTACGTATTGCTTGAATCAGAGTCCGTAAAAAGGTATGGAATCCGGGCTCCTAAGTTACAACCGGAAGAGGAGCTTAAGCCCAAAAAGATTTATTTTCTTGTGGAAATGCCCGAGTTTCCTCTTGAAACGATGGGCATAACTCGAAGGTCGAGATCTGTAGTGCATATGGGTGGTGCAGAAGAGCGGCTGAAGCGTATGATGTTGAGAGAAAGATCCAACTCCTATATTTCGCGTTTGCATTCTGGGTCAGTTCGGGTTAAGATGAGGTTGCCGAGGGCTGAGATTGAAAAGTTGATGGAAGAGAGTAGGAATGAAGAGGAGGTGGCTGACAGAGTTCTTGAACTTTGTTTGAAAAGATGCAGAGAAGAGGAGGCCCGATAG
- the LOC142536967 gene encoding uncharacterized protein LOC142536967, which produces MKRKKWSELEEQTLLSKYSELLNYGTLSKLKTREKKFKPISDHVNSLHHLQDPITFPFKWSWRDVSIKVQNMRHQYLGVKQKIRINSSNEFNWGDGEIHWENFLKYKEVFGDIELSPDIGVKDFANGGPVKKFGQEGVSDILGYGIESEEIDDEDELDEEEEEEERVDLGASDEGEEMGKGIGNQDLVKGFKRKNLKIVCTKVLELRNMICNREEKRRDREWGREEMFMEKETLMKESHMKREKRFKGREEQSYRNDMEFEETSISLAKRDFENRSFLEREFDEEKRRRMKWEEKWEEEEMKWRERMIKMQMAHEKQILQVHADFCQNQMQILGVMARLVCQFFGSTSDGLGGGLGSIPLPPQVLQNLQHPGGLGDGGKPDSTSPSQFLKGVI; this is translated from the exons ATGAAGCGCAAGAAGTGGTCTGAGCTGGAAGAACAAACTCTACTGTCAAAATATTCCGAGCTCCTCAACTATGGCACGCTATCCAAGCTCAAGACCCGGGAGAAAAAATTCAAGCCAATTTCCGACCACGTTAACTCTCTGCACCATCTTCAGGATCCAATCACCTTCCCTTTCAAGTGGTCTTGGCGTGATGTATCAATCAAGGTGCAAAACATGCGGCACCAGTATCTGGGAGTGAAGCAGAAGATCAGAATCAATTCTAGCAACGAGTTCAATTGGGGTGATGGGGAAATTCATTGGGAAAATTTTTTAAAGTACAAGGAAGTGTTTGGAGACATTGAATTATCACCTGATATTGGTGTGAAAGATTTTGCTAACGGGGGACCGGTGAAGAAATTTGGTCAAGAGGGTGTTTCTGATATTCTGGGATATGGTATTGAGAGTGAAGAGATTGACGATGAAGATGAACTGGATGAGGAAGAGGAGGAAGAAGAAAGGGTTGATTTAGGTGCTAGTGATGAGGGTGAGGAGATGGGGAAAGGAATAGGGAATCAAGATTTGGTTAAAGgttttaaaaggaaaaatttaAAGATTGTGTGTACTAAAGTTCTGGAGTTAAGGAATATGATTTGTAACAGGGAAGAAAAGAGGAGGGATAGAGAGTGGGGTAGAGAGGAAATGTTTATGGAGAAAGAGACTTTAATGAAAGAGAGTCATATGAAGAGGGAGAAGAGGTTTAAGGGGAGGGAGGAGCAAAGTTACAGAAATGATATGGAGTTTGAAGAAACTTCCATATCATTGGCCAAGAGGGATTTCGAAAATAGGAGCTTTTTGGAGAGGGAATTTGATGAGGAGAAGAGGCGGAGGATGAAATGGGAGGAGAAATGGGAGGAAGAAGAGATGAAATGGAGGGAGAGAATGATTAAAATGCAAATGGCACATGAGAAACAGATTTTGCAAGTACATGCTGATTTTTGCCAGAATCAAATGCAGATTCTTGGTGTAATGGCTAGGCTTGTATGTCAATTCTTTGGGTCGACAAGTGATGGTTTGGGAGGTGGATTGGGGAGTATACCTCTACCTCCACAGGTTTTGCAGAATTTACAGCATCCTGGTGGGTTGGGTGATGGTGGGAAGCCAGATTCAACCTCGCCCTCCCAGTTTTT AAAAGGTGTAATATAA
- the LOC142537868 gene encoding uncharacterized protein LOC142537868, whose amino-acid sequence MDNESTLATIQATAFHEHFFPGQSLPEIFLQDEHRKSFSHRPQSPEKASGLEMNFRMSNCSSVSGPTSGLGFQVPACNLYEEGHSVICSKPEFCNFVHNGAFLNFELNKNMKPTNNLHSRMTSEEDWMDFLKCFAADNIMSETSSCHHAAVRLNDRENEINKEIQEPGRRDTCKNKRLAMGDGVQELKKSCVVSSTKPKSELTAKKDPLSIAAKNRRERISERLKVLQELVPNGGSKVDLVTMLEKAISYVKFLQLQVKVLATDEFWPSQGGKATQISQVKEAMDAILGS is encoded by the exons ATGGACAACGAGTCAACCTTGGCTACAATCCAAGCTACTGCATTTCATGAGCACTTTTTTCCTGGTCAATCGTTACCGGAGATTTTCCTACAAGATGAGCACCGGAAGAGCTTTTCTCACAGGCCCCAAAGCCCAGAAAAGGCATCCGGGCTTGAGATGAATTTCAGGATGAGCAACTGTTCTTCAGTGTCCGGTCCAACTAGCGGATTGGGGTTTCAAGTCCCTGCTTGCAATTTATATGAGGAGGGCCATTCTGTTATATGTTCTAAGCCCGAGTTTTGTAATTTTGTTCATAATGGAGCATTCCTTAACTTTGAGTTGAATAAAAACATGAAGCCAACAAATAATTTACATTCAAGAATGACGAGCGAAGAAGATTGGATGGATTTTCTCAAGTGCTTCGCTGCCGATAATATCATGTCGGAAACATCCAGCTGCCACCATGCTGCCGTGAGATTGAATGATCGGGAAAATGAAATTAACAAAGAGATTCAAGAGCCAGGAAGGCGAGACACATGCAAAAATAAACGTCTAGCCATG GGAGATGGTGTGCAAGAACTCAAGAAATCATGTGTTGTTTCTTCAACAAAGCCAAAATCGGAGTTGACAGCTAAAAAGGATCCGCTGAGTATTGCAGCCAAG AATCGAAGAGAACGGATCAGCGAGCGGCTTAAGGTACTGCAGGAACTCGTTCCCAACGGAGGATCGAAG GTTGATTTGGTTACCATGCTAGAAAAGGCAATAAGCTACGTGAAGTTCCTACAGTTGCAAGTGAAG GTTTTGGCAACTGATGAATTTTGGCCTTCACAAGGCGGAAAAGCTACACAGATTTCTCAGGTAAAAGAAGCCATGGATGCCATTCTTGGATCTTGA